AGGCCCAGGAGCCTCTCCCAAGAGTAAGTTCGGACAGAAGGGGTAGCGCAGCGAGTAGGAAGTCAAAAGCGTTGCTTCTCCTTCCCAGATCTGGGCTCAGGCTTTGCCCCTCTGAGTGTCGTTTTCCCCAACTATAGAAGGACGGGGGAAATGCATTACTTCCTCCCTGGAGAGGACTTGACGTAGTTCCCGAGAACCCTAACTCAGCTTAATGAATTCATGCATCAGCGAAACATTGTCTGCTGAGTGCCCACTGCGTGCCTGCCCTATAGGTGAAGAGACGGATATGATATACAAAATGATTAATGATGTacttcacaataaaaatatagagaataatcAGGGACAGAAGAAGATAATTACTATGTCAGGAAGGGAATAAGCAATGCCTTTGGAGAAAGTCAGGGAGAGGTCAGGGAGATCTTTCCGTAGGAGGGAGTGTGTGGGCCGGTTTGTCAACTAGTAGGAGTTGGATCTCCTGGACTGTATATAGGGTAGAGTCTGGCAACATCTTTTTCCCAGGGAAGGACCCTAAAGACCATGAGAAGGAGAACCTGAAGCGGATCAGGGAGATCCAGAGGCGTTTCCGGGAGCAGGAGCACAGCCGGGAGCAGGGCCAGCCCAGGCCCCTGAAGGCTCTGTGGCGCTCGCCCAAATATGATAAAGTGGAGTCCCGGGTCAAGGCCCAGCTGCAGGTACCTGCCTTGGAGAGCCAGAAGCATTGTTCATCTTGTTGACTGATAGGCAGTTATACTCAGATCCGAGTTACGGAGAGAGATAAAAATCACAGGGGACGAAGGTAACCAGGGCTAGGAAATAGAAGATTCTACTGCAGAGTCAGGCTGTGAGTTTCCTCAGAAGTGGTGATGGCTGGGTGCTCCTGAGAGGCAAGTAGGAATTAGGCAAGGGGAGACTGGAAGAGAACATTCTACTGAGATGGAACCTCACAGATAGAAGTCCTAAGACCAGAAGTAGCATGTGTAGTGGGATGTTGTGCACAGGGGAGAAGAGCATGAGGTGAGGCTAAGACATCAGCTGGACCCACATCCTAAAGGATCACATAATCCACTTTGTAACCTTTATTTCGAAGGGCAGtgagatgggcagggggaggggtatgGTGGTGGGATTCTTAGGCAGATAGTAGTACCATTTCTCTATCCAGTCTTCAGAAGAAGGAGCAGGATTGAGAGAAAAGACAATAAGGTCATATGTAAATTTGTTGAAGCTGAAGCATTTGTGGGACTCCCAGGGGGTGGGCGTGTGTCCAGGAAGCAGATGGAGAGTCAGGTCTGGATCTGAGGACGGAGACCCAGGAGTTATTGAGGATTAGGCTGAGGACAGGGAGATGAGGGAAGGAACTCTGGATTTGAGTGCTTGGAGGCCAGCTGTGAGTGACCTTGGTGGGGACAGAGCCAGGAAGCTTgtccaggaaggagagaaaaagggaatgGTAGCCAGAGCCACGACTGAGGTAGAATGAGGGGTGGTTCATTGTTTTCTTAAACATGTGAGAGGCCCACATACTTAAATGCTCATGGATAGAAGTGTTCTTTTCAAGGGGGAAGAGGCCCATAGGGCTGGAGATAGAGAAATGTCCTCACCGGCAGGAGCAGAAGCTTACTTGTGCAGTTGGCTTAAGACCCTGACATTAGCCTGACTGATTCCTCTGCTGTGCCTTGCCCTCCAGGAGCCCAGCCCTGCATCTGGAACAGAGCCTGCCCACTTCCTGCGGGCACACTCCCGCTGCGGCCCTGGGCTCCCACCCCCTCGTGTCCCCAGTCCTCAACTAACTCCAGCAGGCCCCAGTGCTAAGGTGAGAGGATGTGTGGGGGCCAGGAGGTAGGGCAGGGATCTTGAAGGGTTCAGGAGCATATCACAGTGCTATCTGCCCCATCATGCCATGTCCTGCAGGGGCCAAGCCTGGGTGTGGACTTCATTAGCCACAATGCCCGCGCTGCCAAGAGGGCCCCCCGGAGGCATTCCCGCTCACTGCAGGTCCTGGCACAAGTGCTAGAGCAGCAACGGCAAGCCCAAGAGCACTACAACGCCACGCAGAAGGGCCATGTGCCCCATTAGTAGGTCCCACTGCCCAACATCCAGGGTGAGGGGGACCTATGGAGGGTGGGAGACAACCTCTGCCCTCAGACCATCAACTCTGAGCCTGTGCATCTGCAGCTTGTTGGAACGCAGAGATCTGTGGCGACGGGAGGCTGAGGCCCGCCAGCATAGTCAGCCGGACCCTGCCATGCCCCCTGGCCACACTCGCATGCCGGAGAACCAGCGGCTAGAGACACTGAGCAATCTGCTCCAGAGTGAGTTCatgggcagggggtaggggtggaaTGGATGGGGAACCCAATGGGGACCGGTACCCCTGCCCAGCACTCACTGTTCCTGGCCCCCTTGTAGGCCAGAGCCAGTTGCTACGTGAGCTAGTGCTGCTGCCTGCTGGAGCCGACTCACTGAAGGCCCAGGGCCATCGTGCTGAGCTGGACCGGAAGCTGGCACAGGTAGAGGAAGCCATCAAGATCTTTTCTCGCCCCAAGGTTTTTGTGAAGATGGACGCCTGAGCCCTTTTATGGGGATAGTTATGGGGGGTCCTCACCAGGGATCGCCGCACGGTTGCAAAGGGCAGGATCAGGCCCCATTGTAGAATGGAGTCTGAAGACAGCAGCTGTGGGGTGGGCAGTATCCCTGGAGCACTCTTCCCAACCACTGGTTGTAGAAGGGTCAGCCCAGCCTCTTAACCCCTTTGTCAAAATTAAACCTTTTGTACACAGTGAGGTTTGTCTCCTTAAGAGCATTTCTTACCCTAGAAATGCCAAGCCTGGTGTTCTTCCTGCTGCTTGACTGCAGAAAGGTCTCCCTGTTGTCCTTATCACTCCTGCCTTGTGTCCAGGGCAGAAGGCAAAATTGTGAGACCATGGAGGACGCTAAGCCTGGGACACAGAAAGACCATGACTGCATTTGTAGAAAACCTTTAATGTTCCCCAGACTGAGAGGGCCCTGTGAGCAAGCTAAAAACCCCCACCAAGGAAGTCCCTGCCATGTCCCAGCAGCCTGGAGTAGCAAGGGGTTGCATCCTTGCCCATCAGAGGCTAAAGCCACTACCATCTCCTCGCATGCTACTCCCCCAGCCAGAGCTGGCCTGCTCCTGATCATCCAGGGAGGGCAGAGAACTGCGGGCACCAGGAAGTAGACGGCCCTGGCGCAGGTCCCAGCATGGAGGCCCTTGAGACAGCCCATTGGAACAGGGAGGCTGGCGGTTTTCAATGACCAGATCATTGCTATCATCGTCACTCTCAGCCTCAGTAGGCCCAGGCCCAGCAGAGGAAGGCCCTGTCAGACGCCCAGATGCTCCCCGCACCACATTATTGCGCTGATTGGCTGGCTTGACAGTGACAATGAGATTGTGGCTGTTGGCGACCATCATGTCCGTCACTTGGTCCAAGGTCTTCCCAGCCACCTCAATACCATTGACCTCGAGGATCTCATCACTGACTGCCAGCAGCCCCGTACTCTCAGCCAGGCCCCCTCGTACCAGGCGGGAGATGAAGATGCCTGGAACCCGTTCCAAGCCCTGGGGAGCTACACGGACACTCATGCCATCTCGAATGTAGAAACCCAGGGGGCGGTCCGAGCCATGCTTGTGCAGCCGAACCCGTCGGTGGGTCTCAGGCAGTAGGTCCACATCTATGACTGAAGAAACCTGGCGGAAATCTTGGGGCAGGCTGATTAGCAGGGGTGGCCGGGTGCGCAGGGGTGCCACTGGCCGAAGTAGGAGCCCTTTCTTCCGCCGCTGCAGAGAGTTGGAGGCAAAGGCCAGGCCACTGGAGTCAGCTTCTGCTGCAGGAGAGGGGGGTGCTGAGATCAGAAACCCTGCTCTCCCACGTGGGCCCTTTTCCCTCAGTCTCGGGCCTGGGGAAGGGGACACTGTAGCTATTTCCTACCACTTGGAGGTCAGGCCAAGGGCAGGGACTGCAGAGGGTGAAGCATGGATGCCCTGGGCATACACTAACCCTTGTAGACCTGCCCTGCCGTCCTACCCCGCAGAGGCTGCCCACTGTACCCCATCCTCCTCACCCCGCTTCTGTACTAGCAGGCGCAGCGGTGGGGGCCCGCTGGCCAGGGCCCGGTGCAGGCTGTCGTCGTTGGTGAGGGGCAGTAGGTCACCGTGAGCATCTGTATAGCCAAGCAGCACATCCAGGCCCGGGATCTGGTGGACTGCACGCAGCAACCGCGAAAACTCTTGGAAGCCACTCACCGAAGCGCGGGGCAGCGCGAAGCGTCGGAACTCAGCATCAAactggaggcagggggtgggtgaGAGGAGGGGTCAGGACGGGGCCCGTGCCCTTTCCCACCACAGGTCCGAGGGTGTTAGAGGTCGGAAAAGGCTGTCGCTATGGCTGCAGCCTTGCCCCCAGACCTCAGCTCCAGTACGAGGGACGCTGTCCAAGGTCTTCTCCCCGCCCTCCAGGTACCAAGGCCACAGAGGGGCTCTCGGGGCCGGCAGTggaaggaggagggatggaggaaagCGAGAGGAAAGGCCGGAGAATGGGACATGAATGATGGAGGCGAGAAAAAAGGTGGTGGGGACTAAGAAGCCAGGAAAGGGGAGAATAGGGGAATTGGAAGCGCCTAGGGCCGAGGCCGGAGCCGGGGCCAGAGGGGCCCTTACTTTGCTCTTCACCTCGACGATGTTGTCGGGACTGCGCGCCGGAGTCCTCTGCGGCCTGGCCATGGTGAGGCCGGCGGGCCGGGGACGGTGCCCCAGGCGGCCCGCCTGGGCGCAGGTGCACAGCCCGGGCGACCGGCCCGTCGCCCCGCCCCTGGCGGTAGCACTCGCCCCGCCCTCCCGTCCGGACCATGACGTCAAGGGGGCAGCGACAGTGAGCGGTACGCGGAGTCCACGTTTCCTAGGAAACggagatggggtgggggcgtCTTCGTGTGCTCTTGCGTCATTACGCTCCTGCGCGCCAGTCTCCGAGTCTGGGGGTGGGGCTTCGCCAATCCGAGGGGAGACAGGGAAGTGGCGTTTACCGAGTGTTGTCTGTGTCCTAGTATTTCCACTGGCCTTACGAGACTGCACgtttagatgaggaaactgaaccaTAAGTATTTGCTGAGCAACTCGGTTCACACGGTGTTGAAGTGGCTTTGAGCCAACTCGCTTGACCACTCGTGGCCGCAGCCTCAAGCTCCAGatccttcccttcccatcccaGCCAGCCCTGGGCCCCATCCTGCCCGGCGGCACGGGAGTCTTGACGAACGGCCCACACGGCGGGCCGTTCCTCGGAGGCACTGGGGTAAACCAAGCACGTTGGCACCCACCGTCCCGAAACAGAGTCTGCACACACGTTCCCGAGCCACACGAGCTCGTGCGCACGCGCGGGCACGcatgggggcggggcctcgcccTCGGGTCCCGCCCCGCCACAGCGCGCTTCCTCTACGGCGAGAGGCGGGGCCCGGCGTCCGCGGGAAACGCGGGCTGGCGGTTCTCGGTGCGGGGCGGCTGCGGGAATGGCGGGCATGGGGAGCTTGGTCCTGCGGCCCTGGATTCGAGAGCTGGTCCTGGGGTCAGACGCTCTCTCAAGTCCGCAGCCGGGGCAGCTGCTCGAGGTGAGCCCTCCCGCATTCTTCTCAGGCCTCGGAGACCAGGGCAGGGCCCGAGGGCCGTGGGATTGACGCCAGTGGACGCCCTCAGGTGCTGCaggaggccgaggccgaggcccaggcccaggcccaggccccgggcccgccccgcgtCCCTGACACATCTGACGTCGCGGCCGCGCTGCTTGTGTCTGACGGGACCCACAGCGTCCGGTGCCTAGTGACGCGGGAGGCCCTGAACGCCTCAGACTGGTGAGAGACGCCGCGGAGCCCGGGGACAGCTGAGTGTAGCGGGAGGGAGGCTTGCGCCGGGGGTGGGCGGGCCGCTAGCGGGCGGCGCCGTGTTCGAGCGGGCTGAGGCCCGAGGGCCGTGCTTGccgcagggaggagaaggagttCGGCTTCCGAGGGGCAGAAGgccggctgctgctgctgcaggacTGTGGGGTCCGCGTCCAAGTCGGCGAAGGCGGCGCGGTGAGTGGAGACGCTGGCCTGGGCGGGTTAAGGAGCCTGGCTCTCCGTGACAAGCCCCCAAAACCTGTCCCGAAACTCAATCCCTCAGGCGGCGGAGTTCTACCTCCAGGTGGACCGCTTCAGCCTGCTGCCCACAGAGCAGCCCCTGGAACGGGTGATTGGTTGGTAAGCGATGGCCCCCCTCACCGGCTGTTCCCCCTACCCCGGGCCTGGCTGCCGTTGCAATGGGGCTTTCGGATGGTAGGGCTTAGGCCTTCCAGTAACAACCTTGCCTGCTACTCTCCTTTCTTGGCCCCAGCAACCAGGACCCGGATGTGCAGAAAAAGCTATTTGACTGCCTGGAGTGAGTATGGGGTTGGGCTCTGCGGCCAAGTGTGGCTCTGTCAAATCTGTGTAGACAGGCCTCAGGATTGTTCCTCAGGCTTGTCCTCTCTGTTTCTATAGGGAGCACCTTTCAGAGTCCATCTCCCCCAGCCCAGGTACTTACAGGGGTTGGCCAATGACCCTAACACCCGCAGAGTGACCTCTCCAGTCATCACCTCTTGCTTCCTTAGTAAGCTCTtctccctgcccacccttccCTCCCGCCTCTTCAAGTTTTGGCCCATCctctggtccctgccctcaggccTTGCACTGTCTCAACTTCTGGATGAGGTGCAGGAGGACCAGGAGCATCAGGGGGCGCTGGTGCACCTGGCTGAGAGCTGTCTGATGCTGACAGGCCCTTGCACAGCGCCCCCCCTCACCCGCTGGGCCTCCACCCGCTGTAGGGCCACGGTCAGTCTGGGGCTTTCCTTGGGAAATGTCAGGGTGAGGAGTTGGGCAAGGGCTAGTCTGAGAGTTTATGCCCCACAGGGAGAAGCTGTGTACactgtccccagctcctggctgCACATCTCGGAGAATGACCAGCGAGTTCTGAGCTCTCTGGGCCCAGGCTCCAGGACCCAGGGTAAGGAGGACTGGAGAGGTGAAGAGGGGAGTACCTGGGGGCCCAATGCCCACAGTGCTAATAAGCTCCCCCTGACCCtcagctccagagctgcccccacCAGACCCAGCTTTGCAGGACCTATCGCTGACTATCGTCTCTCCTTCCTCACCTACTTCCTCAGGTAAGGTGATGCTCAGGCCACAGGCATTCACTGCTCTCAGCCGGGTACCCAGGCCGCTGCAAACGGTTGCTCACCCAGATGGGGGATAAGCACTGTCCCTGTAGGCCTGCCTAAACTCACGGGCCACTGAGCTGCGAGGGCTGTACTCATGGTCCCCTTCTTCCCAGGAACCCCAGCTTTACCCAGCCACGTGTCCTCAGAGGAAAACGGTGCCAGCATCAGCCTTCTGCCTGCCCTGTCCTTGGCAGCTTCAGACCTAGTGCAGAAGGGCAGCTCCCAGGCTGTACCAGCCATCTGTTCAGCCCatggccccctgccccctggctccCCACACTCTAACCCTGTACCCAGTTCCCCACTCCTGAGCTGCACCCCAAGTCTTTCTCCCCTTGGCCATGTACCCAGCCCACATCAGGCCATTGTGACCAAGGCCCAGAAACCCAGCCTGGAGTTCAAGGAGCTAGGGTTGCCCCTCAAGAACTGGCATCAGTCTCCAAGGACAAAAAACGCCACAGGAGCCCTGGAATCCAGTCCCGTTTGGGTGAGCATAGGTGGATAGTAGAATGGGGTGGGCTTTGGGTGCAGctgggagtaggggtggggagtAGCCTTGGATTAGGGGTCCTTCTAGGCCCTGCTCTTGCTACCACATCACTTTCAGGACCCTCCAAAGAGGCATCGTGATGGTTCCGCCTTCCAGTATGAGTACGAGCCACCCTGCACCTCCCTGTGTGCCCAGGTCCAAGCTGTCAGGTGAGTGCCAAgggctgaccccccccccccacacacacactttcagtCACCAGTCCCCATTGCCATACAGCCATTGTTTTCTTCCCAGGCTTCCTCCCCAGCTCGTGGCCTGGGCCTTGCACTTTCTGATGGAGCCACAGCCAGAGTCTGAGCTAACCCAGGTGTGAGGGATCACGTGGGCATGTGGGCGGATGTATGCACACAGATCCACGGCTGGAGATCGACAAACAGTGTTCCACACTCTGCTCCTTTgagttttttaataaaataatctcatgcggcaggaaaaggagagggatcAGGGGTTGGGGCCGCCGCCTCTTTGGTctgtggctggggaggggggggttggCTCGGGGCTGGAGGGCTCTGTAGGCTGTGGGGGTGGAGGTTGGGTTCCAAGGCCAGATCCtgcaagggaaggagaaaggcagagaaggggtCAAGACTGGACCAAGCagtcctgctcccctccccagtgGCCCCAGCTGCCTCTTACCGAGGCTTGGAGAGGAGGGCGCCTCGAGCTTCGGCCTCCGCTTGAGGACAGGGGAGCGCTGCAGCCGCAGGGGCCGTTCTGAGAGACACAAATACTTGGCAAGGGGGGTGCCCgttcccacccctcctcctggaCTTCCACTGTGTGTATGCATGAGCACACACTGTTGCCTGCAGAGCgtccccccttcccctgcctcctcccacccctcgtGGAGGTTGCTGTTCCGGAGGTGGAGTCAGGGCTAGTAGGAAGGATTCGTCAGACCCTTGCTCCATGCCTTCTGGCTCCCTGACTGTGCATTCTCACATCACTGGTGGCCCCCTCCAAGGACCAGGGCCATGAAGAGAGTCCTGGAGTCTACCCTCCCCCGTCTCCTGCACTCAAGCACACAGGGAGGTGTCCCCCCTCACCAACAGGGGCCTGGAGCTGGTCCTCATGCACAGACACTGCTCGTCGCCCTGCTGAGAGAGGCCTCGGCCTCAGTTGGCCATCTAGAGGAGGCCAGGGTATCAGGGGATGGTCTGGACAGCTATCCCCATCCCTTGCCTCCCCTTCTGTCCGGCTGGGGAGCCCAGTATTGGAGTGGGAGCTAGGGTACCTGCTTACCTTCATTCCTGGGGCCCAAGCAAGGGTCCTCTGGGAGGCCCAGGCTGTCTGGGGAGGGGCTGGCTCTTcgtgggctggggctgggacaaGGAGAGGGGGGGCCCGGACCATCCTGTTGGCCCCAACCACGGCCCCTGAGCTCTGCATTCAGCTGCTGCCCCAGTGTCTTCCAGCTGGTAGACTCAGGACCTTGACCCCCTGGACCAGGTCTGCATGAGGGGTCTGAAGGGAGAAGGGTATGAGCCTAATCAATGGTTTGATCTCCCTCCTGCCTATCCTTGCATGTTCCCCAACAGACAGCAGCCCTTACTCACCAGCAGACACGGAGTGGGTGCGGGACTTGATGGAGATGGGAGGGGCCTCTGTGGAACTGTCCATAATGTCACCTGCAAGGAGGGCCTGGGGGTTCAGGCACCAGCCCTTGGAAGGTAGGGGAAGAAAACCTGGCCTCTTTCCCTTTAACCCCAGGACAAGAAATGCCTTGGAGACCATCTTTAAGGACAACTCCCTCACCAAAACGGTACCATCCTAGGACAGGGTCCCACTTACCATCTGAGCCAGCCTTCTTGATCTCTCCATCCTTGCTCTGTAGGAAACAGGGAAGTCAAGCTCAGTCTGGTCCTGCCCTCACTCTAGCCttgttctttcttcattcttgtaACTACCACTAAATGCCCACCAGGAGATGCAGGGATGGGTGAAGAGGAAGCTGATGCAACCCATGGGTGGTGATGAGAGGCTGGAAGTAGCCAAGGAGGAGCTCCCAACAGAGGAACGGGTTACAAGCCACTGGGATGCCACAGATGGAGCACAGTGAGATGAAAGAAGTGACAGGGCTGAGGCCTTGGGCAGGGTTAGGAACCAGGGCAGGATCTTTAGGGGAAGTCCCTGGAGGACTTGTTTCAAATGCAAATGACAAGGTCAGGGATTTGTTAATCTACAGAGAAAGGACCATCCCAGCTCCAAGGAAGAGACAGCAGTGGCCAGGGCAGaagccaggaaggaaaaaaaggctgAAGCCAATGACTATTTTGAGGAAGAGGGGGTGGAACCGATAGAGCAGCGTGTGTGTCATGAGTCTCCTTCTGGTCACATATGTCACCCACAGACTGCCACAAGCCACATGTCCCCTGCCCCCTCACTTTGCACTTGCATCCCTCCCAACTTACTTGCTTCCTCTTGCCTTCGGCACTCCCGCTGCTTCTGCTCACACCAATCCTCTGCAGCATCACTTGGACCCGCTGTTCAAAAGATGGGGCCAGCTCTGTGTCTCCCCGCTCCAGGGGCCGTCGCTGAGGACAGAGAAGCTCAGATGGGGAGAGAGCCCACTGCCTCAGTCCTAGCAGAGCCCTCACCCCTTGTCACCAGGCCTACCTTGTCAGGTCTGGCCCCCagtgtttcctcctcctcttcagcaGGTAGCAGTATCATTGAATAGGCTTTGCTTTCCCGAGTATAACGAGGCCGGCTCCTGCGGGCAGGGTCAGGGCTGCTGGTGCCCCCCTCAGCCCCACCAGGCTCCTCACCACGGCCAGGACGGGCTGGTGGCCGCAACAGGTCTCCAAGTGTGGTCTTTCGAGTGCGGGGAGCTGCCCCAGGGCTGGTCTCTAGATCAGGTCGTGGCCCCCGTGTTGAACGAGGCTTCTTGAAGGCAAAGAGGGTACCCAGCTTCTTTCGCAGTGTACGAGGGACAGGGGTGGCACCCCCCTCGTTGGCCGGGTCCTCTTCAGGGACCCAGCTGTGGGAACAGCCAGCAGTGAGTGGGAAGGCCCATGGAAcagcccaccccctcccacccactACAACTGCCCCTCACTCACAGGCGATCCTGCTGGATCAGCCTTTTGGAGAAGAATTCCTCCACGCCCTCGTCCACGCGGGCACTGAGCCCATTCCCTTCCTGCGGCagggctgggggcacctgggggacacCATAGGGTCAGGGCTGAGCACAACCATGAATTCTTTCCACCCCTTGTCCAGCAACCTGGCCTAGGCAACTCCAGAACCCGGGAGATGGAGTGACCCTAAGGGGCTACTGACAAACCTTCCTGTGCAGCTGGTGGGCAGAGATGCTAGTTTCTCATATCCCCTCGCCAGTAGTTGGCCCTGGACACACAAACCTGGCCCACACCTGTTCTTGTCCCATGGAGTCTCTTACACACCCTGAACCAGCAGGCTAGAACCCAGAGGCCCCCTGGGTCACACATTCCCATTTGCCACCCCCTCTGCTCCAAACAGTTCCCTGCAgtaccctccacccccaccccacccggccTGCTGGCAGCTCAGCAGCGCCTGCTGCTGCGTCAGACCCTCTGGGGGGCCTCAAGCCTTCTGTCCTGTGTCCACTGCCCCCACCAGTACCCAGCGCACGTACACATCTCATATAAACACCCACTGGACCTGCAGTAGATGCAGGATTTTCCCCTCAGCCTGGGGGCCCAGCATCTTTCAGGAACCCTGGAAGAGGGAGGATAAGATGGACACCCTCCCTCGCACATCCATCCATGCAAAGGGCCAACACAAAGTGCAGTCCCAAACTGAGATGTATCCCCAGTGAAATCCACACACTCATGACCCTGCATGGGAACAACCTGGAAGGTTGgccaggaagggaaggggtggCCAGGAAGAAGCCAAGACACGGCAGCACGACTAGGTGGTCTTGGGCCCCTACAACCCACCTCCCTAGCCGCCATCACTCCTGAGGAGCGAACAAGCCACTCGTGACCCCCAATTCCAAGAGCTctagagtgggggaagggcactCACCTGGGGGCCCCCCGGCGGCGGCCGGTGGTGGTGCTGGCGCCGTGGCCGCGGCCGGGCCCGGGTCGGATGGCGCAGGGGTTGTCCAGAGGGTGGCAGGTCCATGCGAGGCAGTGGGCcggcctggggcccgggggcggcggggctcggAGAGCCACGCGCAGAAGGCCCCGCCTGCGGCTCCGCATCTTCCCCCGGAGCCGCCAGCTCGGGCTCCGGTTCCTCAGCAGCACCTAAGGGGAGAGCACCAGAAGAGCACGGAGCAGCGAGccaggggaggtggtggtgacAGCGGCGCTAGGGCGGCGGGGGACCCGCccagggcgcggggaggggcccGGCTAcgccacccgcccccccccggcccctcccccgcgccgCTGTCCGCGGTGCTGAGCGCGGCCCCGAGCGGCGCGGCTTTGCGCTGCCTCCAAGCATGCGCatcctgggggtggggaaaggggcgGGGGAGGCGAATGGAGACCGTGGCCGCGGCTGGATCCTGGTCTGCTCAGGTCCTGCTCCACGCCGACCGCAGCAGACCCCAGCCTGCAAGTTGCAGAGggcctgggctggctcagtcaaggGTCAGGGAATTCCCTGGACAAGACTGAACGTATCCACGTGTCCAGGTCCCCAGAACTAATGAAGAACTTTCAGCCCGACCTGGTTAATTCCCTTTTCCCCAGACCCTGACTTACTGTGAGTGGAGGGAACCAAATGAAGGCACTGGCTGGACTCAGGCCATTTTTGTGGAGGACTGTCATCCTAGTGGGGAGGGCAGAAACTCAACCTGGGACACAGGGAAGCTGCCTCCCTGCCTTCCACACTCCATAACAAGATGGGAAGATCTAGAGTTCTGAGACCACATACCTTCTGCTCTTCTTCATCCTCTTGCTTTTCCTTCACCTCCTCAGGGAAGAAAAGACCTTCCAATTCCCCAGGCCCAAGGGGGCTGGTCTCACCTCCATCCAGCGCTGGTATAGCAAGAGGCATTGCCACTGTTGCCTGCCGAGCCAGATTCTCTACCTGCAAtaccaggcaccccaaagacaGGCAGTTGGGCCTCAGCCATAGTTCCATCAGTCCTAAAGGAACCTGAAATACCTCTGGGCTATAGGACCCCAGAAGACATTACAGAACCCCTGCAAGGCAGTGGCAGGTCACTGTGGGTATGTGGGTGCGTGTGCCTGTGCGTGCATGTGGTGCATGTGCACGATTGTCCCTCACCAGCCGATCCCGGGCTGCATTCAGCCCCTCCAGAGCCTGAGCCACAATGCTCTCTGCCAAGGTCCCTGTAACTGACAGCCGCATATccctgagagcaagagagagcaaagaTGAATGAGCTATCTCTGCCCAGTCCTGTTCATTCCAGTCCAGCCCAGGCCCATCCAGCCCACCTGAGCCTAGTGAAGGCATCTTGTAGTAGGTGCTCTGGAAGCAGCTCTGGGAGGCCCCTTGAGCCCACCAGGACCCCCTCTAGCTGCTCCCTCCACCTGGGTCCCTGTAGCATCTGTGGGCAGAGGCTTCTTGTTGTGTCCAGTGTGGCCTGAGTGAAGTCCTGGGCAAAGATCAGAGCATGGAGAGTGTGGCCTGAGGCTCCAGCCCCCACAGAACATTGACACAAGGGATAACACAGTCAAAACTATGAGA
This window of the Canis lupus dingo isolate Sandy chromosome 5, ASM325472v2, whole genome shotgun sequence genome carries:
- the PARD6A gene encoding partitioning defective 6 homolog alpha isoform X1 — encoded protein: MGPRAGWDGKGRIWSLRLRPRVVKRVGSKPLQHRVNRVAQQILMVQFPHLNVQSRKASGNTRTQTTLGKRHFPVSPRIGEAPPPDSETGAQERNDARAHEDAPTPSPFPRKRGLRVPLTVAAPLTSWSGREGGASATARGGATGRSPGLCTCAQAGRLGHRPRPAGLTMARPQRTPARSPDNIVEVKSKFDAEFRRFALPRASVSGFQEFSRLLRAVHQIPGLDVLLGYTDAHGDLLPLTNDDSLHRALASGPPPLRLLVQKRAEADSSGLAFASNSLQRRKKGLLLRPVAPLRTRPPLLISLPQDFRQVSSVIDVDLLPETHRRVRLHKHGSDRPLGFYIRDGMSVRVAPQGLERVPGIFISRLVRGGLAESTGLLAVSDEILEVNGIEVAGKTLDQVTDMMVANSHNLIVTVKPANQRNNVVRGASGRLTGPSSAGPGPTEAESDDDSNDLVIENRQPPCSNGLSQGPPCWDLRQGRLLPGARSSLPSLDDQEQASSGWGSSMRGDGSGFSL
- the PARD6A gene encoding partitioning defective 6 homolog alpha isoform X2, with product MGPRAGWDGKGRIWSLRLRPRVVKRVGSKPLQHRVNRVAQQILMVQFPHLNVQSRKASGNTRTQTTLGKRHFPVSPRIGEAPPPDSETGAQERNDARAHEDAPTPSPFPRKRGLRVPLTVAAPLTSWSGREGGASATARGGATGRSPGLCTCAQAGRLGHRPRPAGLTMARPQRTPARSPDNIVEVKSKFDAEFRRFALPRASVSGFQEFSRLLRAVHQIPGLDVLLGYTDAHGDLLPLTNDDSLHRALASGPPPLRLLVQKREADSSGLAFASNSLQRRKKGLLLRPVAPLRTRPPLLISLPQDFRQVSSVIDVDLLPETHRRVRLHKHGSDRPLGFYIRDGMSVRVAPQGLERVPGIFISRLVRGGLAESTGLLAVSDEILEVNGIEVAGKTLDQVTDMMVANSHNLIVTVKPANQRNNVVRGASGRLTGPSSAGPGPTEAESDDDSNDLVIENRQPPCSNGLSQGPPCWDLRQGRLLPGARSSLPSLDDQEQASSGWGSSMRGDGSGFSL
- the ENKD1 gene encoding enkurin domain-containing protein 1, which produces MCEGPSRISGPIPPDPTLCPDYYRRPASALGRLEGNALKLDLLTSDLDLDATPPRGPRMNPGARQILERGRSGVGGVLLQLRGISLGPGASPKRKDPKDHEKENLKRIREIQRRFREQEHSREQGQPRPLKALWRSPKYDKVESRVKAQLQEPSPASGTEPAHFLRAHSRCGPGLPPPRVPSPQLTPAGPSAKGPSLGVDFISHNARAAKRAPRRHSRSLQVLAQVLEQQRQAQEHYNATQKGHVPHYLLERRDLWRREAEARQHSQPDPAMPPGHTRMPENQRLETLSNLLQSQSQLLRELVLLPAGADSLKAQGHRAELDRKLAQVEEAIKIFSRPKVFVKMDA
- the PARD6A gene encoding partitioning defective 6 homolog alpha isoform X3 codes for the protein MGPRAGWDGKGRIWSLRLRPRVVKRVGSKPLQHRVNRVAQQILMVQFPHLNVQSRKASGNTRTQTTLGKRHFPVSPRIGEAPPPDSETGAQERNDARAHEDAPTPSPFPRKRGLRVPLTVAAPLTSWSGREGGASATARGGATGRSPGLCTCAQAGRLGHRPRPAGLTMARPQRTPARSPDNIVEFDAEFRRFALPRASVSGFQEFSRLLRAVHQIPGLDVLLGYTDAHGDLLPLTNDDSLHRALASGPPPLRLLVQKRAEADSSGLAFASNSLQRRKKGLLLRPVAPLRTRPPLLISLPQDFRQVSSVIDVDLLPETHRRVRLHKHGSDRPLGFYIRDGMSVRVAPQGLERVPGIFISRLVRGGLAESTGLLAVSDEILEVNGIEVAGKTLDQVTDMMVANSHNLIVTVKPANQRNNVVRGASGRLTGPSSAGPGPTEAESDDDSNDLVIENRQPPCSNGLSQGPPCWDLRQGRLLPGARSSLPSLDDQEQASSGWGSSMRGDGSGFSL